The Lysinibacter cavernae genome has a window encoding:
- a CDS encoding anthranilate synthase component II, giving the protein MTRILVIDNFDSFVYTLNGYLQQLGADTEVVRNNTIAPEDAQAALEGYDGVLLSPGPGAPADAGVSIAMVHAAIATGTPLLGVCLGHQSIAEAMGATVTHADELMHGKVSTVTHDGSQFYDGVPVSFTATRYHSLAVVTDTVPETVVVNSATASGVIMGLRHRDAEVYGVQFHPESVLTEGGYNMLGNWLEVAGLRGAGLKATTLSPLMSA; this is encoded by the coding sequence ATGACGCGCATCCTCGTCATCGATAATTTTGACAGCTTTGTCTACACGCTCAACGGGTATCTGCAGCAGCTTGGCGCAGATACCGAGGTTGTGCGAAATAACACGATTGCTCCGGAGGATGCGCAGGCAGCGCTCGAGGGATACGACGGTGTGCTTCTTTCGCCCGGTCCGGGTGCGCCGGCCGACGCTGGCGTATCCATCGCGATGGTCCACGCGGCCATAGCTACGGGCACTCCGCTACTGGGTGTGTGTCTCGGACACCAATCAATCGCCGAGGCGATGGGTGCGACCGTGACACATGCGGACGAGCTCATGCACGGCAAGGTATCGACCGTCACGCACGACGGCAGTCAGTTTTATGACGGCGTTCCGGTGTCGTTCACCGCGACTCGGTACCATTCGCTTGCGGTTGTTACCGACACCGTTCCCGAAACCGTCGTGGTGAACTCAGCGACCGCATCCGGCGTCATCATGGGCCTTCGGCATCGTGATGCTGAGGTGTACGGTGTGCAGTTCCACCCAGAGTCGGTGCTTACCGAGGGCGGATACAACATGCTTGGCAACTGGCTCGAAGTTGCCGGTCTCCGTGGCGCGGGGCTGAAGGCGACCACGCTCAGCCCGCTCATGAGCGCCTAA